A region of Streptomyces sp. NBC_01267 DNA encodes the following proteins:
- a CDS encoding MFS transporter: MNAADQPVVISLWRDQRFRRFWAGQSISQFGDRITELALPLIAVGALRASANQVAWLTALIWTPNLLAIVLGAWVDHRVHKRRLMVLADLVRAAVLLSLPAAYLLGAVSLSQLYAVALLTGAAGVLFNTAYPPFFTHLVPRSSYVDANSKLSASRSASYVVGPAIGGVLVQALTAPVAVVVDALTFLASAILVGRVSTHESPAAPAQATPPLLRRAREGLVFVVRHPVLRASLGCAATVNFFTFIGGSGLIVLFASRNLGLTAGAIGTAFGIGATGSLLGAVIAPRISRTLGLGRSIVVGAVLFPAPIAIAALAGGPLWTRAGALAVTEFLSGVGVMLFDVNLNSLQADVIPDGMRSRVAGAYSTINYGSRPAGAVLGGLLATLVGLRATLLIAAVGGALSLLWLLPSPIPRIHSLTPDDPAAPDSAADSDARPLPC; encoded by the coding sequence ATGAACGCTGCAGACCAGCCCGTAGTCATATCGCTCTGGCGCGATCAGCGGTTCCGCCGTTTCTGGGCCGGCCAGTCGATCTCGCAGTTCGGCGACCGGATCACCGAACTGGCCCTGCCACTGATCGCGGTGGGGGCGCTGCGCGCTTCGGCCAACCAGGTGGCGTGGCTGACCGCACTCATCTGGACTCCGAACCTGCTCGCGATCGTCCTCGGCGCCTGGGTCGACCACCGCGTCCACAAACGGCGCCTGATGGTTCTCGCCGACCTGGTGCGCGCCGCAGTACTGCTCTCCCTCCCCGCCGCCTATCTGCTGGGGGCGGTGAGCCTGAGCCAGCTGTACGCCGTGGCGTTGCTGACCGGCGCCGCAGGGGTGCTGTTCAACACCGCCTACCCGCCGTTCTTCACCCACCTGGTGCCCCGGTCGTCCTACGTCGACGCGAACAGCAAGCTCAGTGCCAGCCGTTCCGCGTCATACGTCGTCGGCCCGGCGATCGGTGGCGTGCTGGTCCAGGCGTTGACCGCTCCCGTCGCCGTCGTCGTCGACGCCCTGACGTTCCTGGCGTCCGCGATTCTGGTCGGCCGGGTTTCGACCCACGAATCGCCGGCCGCCCCCGCCCAGGCGACACCACCACTGCTGCGGCGTGCCAGGGAGGGACTGGTGTTCGTCGTCCGTCACCCGGTACTGCGGGCGAGCCTCGGGTGCGCGGCGACCGTCAACTTCTTCACCTTCATCGGGGGCAGCGGACTGATCGTGCTGTTCGCCAGCCGGAACCTCGGACTGACCGCGGGAGCCATCGGCACGGCATTCGGGATCGGCGCCACCGGCTCGCTCCTCGGCGCGGTGATCGCCCCGAGGATCTCGCGAACGCTCGGCTTGGGCCGCAGCATCGTCGTGGGCGCGGTGTTGTTCCCGGCGCCGATCGCCATCGCCGCTCTTGCCGGTGGCCCCCTCTGGACCCGCGCCGGAGCCCTTGCCGTGACCGAGTTCCTCTCCGGCGTCGGCGTCATGCTGTTCGACGTCAACCTCAACTCCCTTCAGGCGGACGTGATCCCCGACGGCATGCGCAGCCGTGTCGCCGGCGCGTACAGCACGATCAATTACGGCTCACGCCCGGCGGGCGCCGTCCTCGGCGGCCTCCTCGCCACCCTCGTCGGCCTCCGGGCGACCCTCCTCATCGCTGCCGTCGGCGGAGCACTGTCGCTGCTCTGGCTGCTGCCCTCGCCGATACCACGCATCCATTCCCTGACTCCCGACGATCCGGCAGCTCCGGACAGCGCGGCGGACTCGGACGCGCGACCATTGCCCTGCTGA
- a CDS encoding ArsR/SmtB family transcription factor, with amino-acid sequence MDSGNRLGDIEITDPQAMRALAHPVRLAILERLQRHGPATATQLAPDVGATPSVTSWHLRHLAGFGLVRDAEPAPDRRQRRWEAVARGFRFEVPEDPDDEEGRSAARVLSREMFLRSGDLPNRWAAEVEPELEPAWQRLAGLANTRVVVSADELAAIEDAIQCILAPYVTRDEAARPADGRGVRLLRYALPEGAEDRTGGTS; translated from the coding sequence ATGGACTCTGGTAATCGTCTGGGCGATATCGAGATCACTGATCCGCAGGCGATGCGGGCGCTGGCGCACCCGGTGCGGCTGGCGATCCTCGAACGCCTTCAGCGGCACGGGCCGGCGACGGCGACGCAACTCGCGCCCGACGTGGGAGCGACCCCGTCAGTGACCAGCTGGCATCTGCGGCACCTGGCGGGCTTCGGCCTGGTCCGCGATGCCGAGCCCGCCCCGGACCGTCGCCAGCGGCGCTGGGAGGCGGTGGCGCGCGGCTTCCGGTTCGAGGTACCGGAGGACCCGGACGACGAGGAGGGCAGGTCGGCCGCGCGGGTGCTGTCCCGGGAGATGTTCCTGCGTTCCGGAGACCTGCCGAACCGGTGGGCTGCCGAGGTCGAGCCCGAGCTCGAACCGGCGTGGCAGCGGCTTGCGGGGCTGGCCAACACCCGCGTCGTCGTGTCCGCCGACGAACTCGCCGCCATCGAGGACGCGATCCAGTGCATTCTCGCGCCCTACGTGACACGCGACGAGGCCGCGCGTCCGGCCGACGGACGTGGCGTCCGGCTGCTGCGGTACGCCCTGCCCGAGGGTGCGGAGGATCGGACGGGCGGGACGTCATGA
- the thrS gene encoding threonine--tRNA ligase, giving the protein MTTKHDHRKLGRELGLFDTDPLIGAGLPYWLPDGAAVRHTLEEYIRDAERRSGYQHVYSPVLGKRELYEISGHWAHYSDDMFPPMDLGGEQVVLRPSLCPHHAVIYRSRSHSYRELPLRMAELGGMYRSEHSGVLGGLTRVRAIQLNDAHIFCTLDQVAEEAQAALEMIRRAYEALGITPTRYRLSLPGPGGKYVAAPEKWQRSTALLTDALDRSGLPYEAAEGEAAFYGPKIDVQVTDAAGRESTLSTVQVDFHQPEQFDLHYIGADGAKHRPVMVHRSIIGSVERAVAHLIEQHGGAFPAWLAPTQLVILPISDTELPNAAALAQRCTRLGLRAQIAGPDRGSLGARIREARLVPYQAVIGAKEAADDHAALRLRDGRRLDPQPVNDALTHISALIGAHSTDLWADPAS; this is encoded by the coding sequence ATGACCACCAAGCACGACCACCGCAAACTGGGCCGTGAACTGGGCCTGTTCGACACCGATCCGCTGATCGGCGCCGGCCTGCCGTACTGGCTGCCCGACGGCGCGGCCGTGAGGCACACCCTGGAGGAGTACATCCGTGACGCCGAGCGGCGGTCGGGCTACCAGCACGTGTACTCACCGGTACTCGGCAAGCGGGAGCTGTACGAAATCTCGGGGCACTGGGCGCACTACAGCGACGACATGTTCCCCCCGATGGACCTCGGCGGGGAGCAGGTCGTCCTGCGGCCGAGCCTGTGCCCCCATCACGCGGTGATCTACCGCTCCCGCTCCCACAGCTACCGCGAACTGCCCCTGCGGATGGCCGAACTGGGCGGCATGTACCGCTCCGAGCACTCGGGCGTGCTCGGCGGACTGACCCGGGTGCGGGCCATCCAGCTCAATGACGCGCACATCTTCTGCACCCTGGACCAGGTCGCCGAGGAGGCGCAGGCGGCGCTGGAGATGATTCGCCGGGCGTACGAGGCGCTCGGCATCACCCCGACCCGTTACCGGCTCTCCCTCCCGGGCCCCGGCGGCAAGTACGTTGCCGCACCCGAGAAGTGGCAACGTTCCACCGCGCTGCTGACCGACGCCCTCGACCGCTCCGGCCTGCCTTACGAAGCGGCCGAGGGAGAGGCCGCGTTCTACGGTCCCAAGATCGACGTCCAGGTCACCGATGCCGCCGGCCGGGAGTCCACCCTGTCCACCGTCCAGGTCGACTTCCACCAGCCCGAGCAGTTCGACCTGCACTACATCGGCGCGGACGGCGCCAAGCACCGCCCGGTCATGGTCCACCGCAGCATCATCGGCAGTGTGGAGCGAGCCGTCGCCCATCTCATCGAACAGCACGGCGGCGCTTTCCCTGCCTGGCTCGCCCCCACTCAGCTGGTGATCCTCCCGATCTCCGACACCGAACTGCCGAACGCCGCAGCCCTTGCCCAACGCTGCACTCGTCTCGGACTGCGTGCCCAGATCGCGGGACCGGACCGCGGCAGCCTGGGCGCTCGTATCCGAGAGGCCCGCCTGGTTCCCTACCAAGCCGTCATCGGTGCCAAGGAGGCCGCTGACGATCACGCCGCGCTGCGCTTGCGTGATGGACGCCGACTCGACCCGCAGCCGGTCAATGATGCACTCACCCACATCAGCGCTCTCATCGGGGCCCACAGCACCGACCTGTGGGCCGACCCCGCCTCATAG
- a CDS encoding IS3 family transposase (programmed frameshift): MGMKHYPAEFKADAVALYRSRPGATIKSVAGDLGVNTETLRNWIRAADGRRPGAHSAPPAASQTGGDAVQAELAAARKRIRELEEERDILRKAARYFGDGDALVNRYQFVDDHQRRHGVKRLCDILGLARSSFYYWRRTASARAARQTVEAGIAARIRKVHQDSDGTYGAPRITAELRDEGGPVVNHKRVARIMRSIGLEGVRLRRRHRTTVADQTAAKAPDLIGRDFTAAAVNRKYVGDITYLPVSGAKPLYLATVIDLASRRLAGWAIADHMRTELVIDALTAAERTRGNLTGVIMHTDHGSQYSSRAFAELCRSAGVRQSMGAIGSSADNAAAESFNAAFKRETLKGRKAWSSEREARLDAFRWLTRYNTRRRHSRLGQRSPIAYENAVQAAATTLTQAA; this comes from the exons GTGGGGATGAAGCATTACCCCGCCGAGTTCAAAGCGGATGCGGTCGCGTTGTACCGATCGAGGCCGGGAGCGACGATCAAGTCCGTCGCCGGTGATCTCGGGGTGAACACCGAGACGCTGCGGAACTGGATCCGGGCCGCCGACGGGCGCCGGCCCGGCGCCCACTCCGCACCGCCGGCCGCTTCGCAGACCGGCGGCGACGCTGTTCAGGCGGAGCTGGCCGCCGCTCGCAAGAGGATCCGTGAGCTCGAGGAAGAACGGGACATTCTCCGCAAGGCGGCCCGGTATTTCG GCGACGGAGACGCGCTGGTGAACCGCTACCAGTTCGTTGACGATCACCAGCGCCGACACGGCGTGAAGCGGCTCTGCGACATCCTCGGCCTGGCCCGCTCGAGCTTCTACTATTGGCGCCGCACCGCATCCGCGAGAGCGGCCCGCCAGACCGTCGAAGCCGGGATCGCGGCCCGGATACGCAAGGTCCACCAAGACTCCGACGGCACCTACGGAGCCCCCAGGATCACCGCAGAACTCCGCGACGAGGGCGGCCCGGTGGTCAACCACAAGCGCGTCGCGAGGATCATGCGGTCCATCGGGCTCGAGGGAGTCCGTCTGCGCCGCCGGCACCGCACCACCGTCGCGGACCAGACCGCAGCGAAGGCGCCAGACCTGATCGGCCGTGACTTCACCGCGGCCGCAGTCAACAGAAAGTACGTCGGCGACATCACATACCTGCCGGTCAGCGGCGCGAAGCCGCTCTACCTCGCGACCGTCATCGACCTCGCCTCACGTCGGCTCGCCGGGTGGGCGATCGCTGACCACATGCGGACAGAACTCGTCATCGACGCCCTCACGGCCGCCGAGCGGACCCGCGGAAACTTGACCGGAGTGATCATGCACACCGACCACGGATCTCAATATTCGAGCAGGGCCTTCGCGGAACTCTGCAGGTCAGCTGGGGTCCGGCAGAGCATGGGCGCGATCGGGTCCAGCGCCGACAACGCTGCCGCGGAAAGCTTCAACGCCGCCTTCAAGAGGGAGACGCTCAAAGGCCGCAAAGCCTGGTCGAGCGAGCGTGAGGCCAGGCTCGACGCCTTCCGCTGGCTGACCCGCTACAACACCCGGCGCCGGCATTCCCGCCTCGGTCAGCGGTCTCCGATTGCCTACGAGAACGCCGTCCAAGCAGCAGCAACTACCCTGACCCAAGCCGCATAG
- a CDS encoding transposase family protein produces the protein MRRQHFAELLEELAPRRELARESALEALRGGPRKRAEGAGRKPKLVFIDRLLVTLVHLRLGLPHQALAVLYRVDRSTVSSAVRQVRAMLADRGFAVPDRPGVRIRTLEDLFAYAYAYAEAEDVTVCIEGTEVQVRRPQAGRPGRKPFVSGKKRQNTMKSTTLSDHQGRVLFSGALRPGRIHDQTCVRSEGIAEQFHQHPTVKAEVDEGYRGLTNEFPGQVTTANTLTR, from the coding sequence GTGCGGCGCCAACACTTCGCCGAGTTGCTCGAAGAACTTGCGCCACGCAGGGAGTTGGCGCGCGAGTCCGCACTGGAGGCCCTGCGGGGCGGTCCGCGCAAGCGGGCTGAGGGTGCCGGGCGCAAGCCGAAGCTGGTCTTCATCGACCGGTTGCTGGTCACCTTGGTCCATCTGCGGCTCGGTCTGCCGCACCAGGCGCTGGCCGTCCTGTACCGCGTCGACCGCTCCACCGTCTCCAGTGCCGTCCGCCAGGTCAGGGCCATGCTCGCGGACCGCGGGTTCGCCGTCCCCGACCGGCCGGGAGTACGCATCCGCACCCTGGAAGACCTGTTCGCCTACGCCTACGCCTACGCCGAGGCCGAGGACGTCACGGTGTGCATCGAAGGCACCGAAGTCCAGGTCCGCCGACCGCAAGCGGGACGCCCGGGCCGCAAGCCATTCGTCTCCGGCAAGAAGAGGCAGAACACCATGAAGTCCACCACGCTCAGCGACCACCAGGGCCGTGTGCTGTTCTCCGGGGCCCTCCGCCCGGGCCGGATACACGACCAGACGTGCGTGCGCAGCGAAGGCATCGCCGAGCAGTTCCATCAGCACCCGACGGTGAAAGCCGAGGTGGACGAGGGATACCGGGGTCTGACCAATGAGTTCCCCGGCCAAGTAACAACGGCTAACACATTGACGCGCTGA
- a CDS encoding GNAT family N-acetyltransferase, with protein sequence MSLPAPSLHTARLRLRAFEDADANDLFALQSNAYVLRYWDDPPWTERARAEKFITRCREMEKEGTGARLAVDRVSDGAFIGWCTLNRWNPDFRSASLGYCFDDAAWGNGYATEATHALLRWAFDTLDLNRVQAEADTRNVASARVLEKLGFVREGTLREDCVVNGEVSDSWVYGLIRREWRPSSESAPAR encoded by the coding sequence ATGTCGCTGCCCGCCCCCTCGTTGCACACTGCTCGCCTGCGACTGCGTGCCTTCGAAGACGCGGACGCGAACGACCTGTTCGCGCTGCAGAGCAACGCCTACGTGTTGCGCTACTGGGACGATCCACCGTGGACCGAACGCGCGCGCGCCGAGAAATTCATCACCCGTTGCCGAGAGATGGAAAAGGAAGGCACCGGGGCGCGGCTGGCCGTGGATCGTGTCTCCGACGGGGCGTTCATCGGCTGGTGCACCCTGAACAGGTGGAATCCGGACTTCCGCAGTGCGTCGCTGGGCTACTGCTTCGACGATGCAGCGTGGGGCAACGGTTATGCGACCGAGGCCACGCACGCTTTGCTGCGGTGGGCATTCGACACGCTGGACCTGAATCGCGTCCAGGCTGAGGCCGATACGCGCAACGTGGCTTCTGCCCGCGTGCTGGAGAAGCTCGGCTTCGTGCGTGAGGGGACGTTGCGGGAAGACTGCGTTGTCAACGGCGAGGTCTCTGATTCGTGGGTCTACGGGCTGATCAGGCGGGAGTGGCGGCCGTCGTCCGAGTCGGCTCCCGCCCGCTGA
- a CDS encoding nuclear transport factor 2 family protein: MTAKDLDDFKALDPFFRVVGEGLDGLVDGDHFFDWFTEDAVTEYVVTVPGYPRRIDGRDALAELYRGYGDTMVAESADGLAVHHDRETSVVVLEYVVHGRAVGTGRAYDNHFVSVITIRDRRITHWRDYLDPLAVLDALGIAFPARPRSTEEPSALHF; the protein is encoded by the coding sequence ATGACCGCCAAGGATCTGGACGACTTCAAAGCGCTGGATCCGTTCTTCCGCGTTGTCGGGGAAGGGCTCGACGGATTGGTCGACGGGGACCACTTCTTCGACTGGTTCACCGAGGACGCCGTCACCGAGTACGTGGTCACCGTGCCCGGCTACCCGAGGAGGATCGACGGCCGGGACGCCCTGGCCGAGCTGTACCGCGGGTACGGGGACACCATGGTCGCGGAGAGCGCCGACGGGCTCGCCGTCCATCATGACCGCGAGACCTCCGTCGTCGTCCTCGAATACGTGGTGCACGGTCGCGCTGTCGGCACGGGCCGGGCGTACGACAACCACTTCGTTTCCGTGATCACCATCCGGGACCGCAGGATCACGCACTGGCGGGACTACCTCGACCCGCTGGCCGTCCTCGACGCCCTCGGAATCGCCTTCCCCGCGCGTCCCCGTTCTACGGAAGAACCAAGTGCCCTTCATTTCTGA
- a CDS encoding MFS transporter, which produces MVKNGAARPPVTGGGWTPRLVLSFASIVGVQELIAANYQMTSTARSEISAHYATHQSAWLLTAFLLVGAVVSPIAGKLADTYGKRLVLVLAVAGATLGALLTALAPNFGVVIAGRALQGLLVPCTFLGYSLMRDVYPSRILPMAVSLMTAGMGLINIPAPWITGWLMGNWGFRGVFWFFALVPAVLLAPLALTTDESPVRNRSRLDLLGALQLGAGLACLLIGVSFGPEWGWGAAPTVWVLVGGAVLIGVWIVSALRSRNPLIDIRFFKRRPMVLTALTAGLASANTGVFNALLPTMCMSPLALGLGYGFGVDAKGYALFQVPVAAGAVVGGYLVGRAMRRTAPRNLMITGHALLVVGTALTALRHDAQGPLMVWALIEGLGLGVSYAAAPNLVIDAVPSELQASMSSMVQVFQSTLAALLPAVAFAVLNGHIAAVEGGYDFYSDGGMRIAFLIACGASVIALFLALALPKPGAGARDSRQNVRAGANTRTEALS; this is translated from the coding sequence ATGGTGAAGAATGGCGCCGCACGTCCTCCAGTAACCGGTGGTGGCTGGACGCCCCGCCTCGTTCTCTCCTTCGCCTCGATCGTCGGCGTCCAGGAGCTCATAGCCGCCAACTACCAGATGACGTCGACGGCGCGGTCAGAGATCAGCGCGCACTACGCGACCCACCAGAGCGCTTGGCTGCTCACCGCGTTCCTCCTGGTCGGCGCGGTGGTCAGTCCGATCGCCGGGAAGCTCGCCGACACGTACGGCAAGCGCCTGGTGCTGGTGCTCGCCGTCGCCGGAGCCACACTCGGGGCGTTGCTGACGGCGCTGGCGCCGAACTTCGGGGTCGTCATCGCCGGCCGGGCGCTGCAGGGGCTGCTCGTGCCCTGCACCTTCCTCGGGTACTCCCTGATGCGTGACGTGTATCCGTCCAGGATCCTGCCGATGGCGGTCTCACTCATGACGGCGGGGATGGGCCTCATCAACATCCCCGCGCCCTGGATCACCGGCTGGCTGATGGGCAACTGGGGTTTCCGCGGCGTGTTCTGGTTCTTCGCCCTCGTGCCCGCCGTGCTGCTCGCGCCGCTGGCGCTGACCACGGACGAGAGTCCCGTACGCAACCGCTCCCGGCTGGATCTCCTCGGTGCGTTGCAGCTCGGCGCGGGCCTGGCGTGTCTGCTGATCGGCGTCAGCTTCGGCCCCGAATGGGGATGGGGTGCGGCACCGACAGTCTGGGTCCTGGTGGGTGGAGCGGTGCTGATCGGTGTGTGGATCGTCTCCGCCCTCCGCAGCCGGAACCCGCTCATCGATATCCGATTCTTCAAGCGTCGGCCGATGGTCCTCACCGCGCTCACCGCCGGTCTGGCGTCGGCGAACACCGGTGTGTTCAATGCTTTGCTGCCGACGATGTGCATGTCGCCGCTCGCCCTCGGCCTGGGGTACGGCTTCGGTGTCGATGCCAAGGGGTACGCCCTGTTCCAGGTGCCGGTCGCGGCCGGAGCCGTGGTCGGCGGGTATCTCGTGGGGCGGGCCATGCGCAGGACCGCTCCGCGCAACCTGATGATCACCGGTCATGCCCTGCTGGTCGTGGGCACCGCGCTCACCGCTCTCCGGCACGACGCCCAGGGGCCCTTGATGGTGTGGGCACTGATCGAGGGGCTCGGCCTCGGAGTCTCGTACGCCGCCGCACCGAACCTCGTCATCGATGCGGTGCCCTCCGAGCTCCAGGCGTCGATGTCGAGCATGGTCCAGGTGTTCCAGAGCACCCTGGCCGCCCTTCTGCCGGCTGTCGCCTTCGCCGTACTGAACGGGCATATCGCGGCCGTGGAGGGGGGTTACGACTTCTACAGCGACGGGGGCATGCGGATCGCCTTCCTCATCGCCTGCGGAGCCTCGGTGATTGCGCTCTTCCTCGCTCTCGCGCTGCCGAAGCCGGGAGCTGGGGCGAGGGATTCGCGGCAGAACGTGCGGGCGGGTGCGAACACGCGGACCGAGGCACTTTCCTGA
- a CDS encoding isoprenyl transferase produces the protein MRLLPLFLRRPIEAVYERRLAATLAGLPRPQHVGIMLDGNRRWARKAGHADVREGYRAGGAKTTEFLGWCTADGIEHVTLFMLSDDNLGRPAEQLGPLLEIIEETVRDITAAGRPWEVQVIGSLDMLPGESARVLKEATAATVGRGGLKVDVAVGYGGRREIVDAVKSAFEEHIAAGGDPAELVERFEIEDISRHLYSPTADHTDFIIRTSGEQRLSGFLLWQSAYAEMHWVDCFWPAFRHVDFLRALRSYANRERRFGK, from the coding sequence ATGAGGCTGCTCCCGCTATTTCTCCGACGGCCGATAGAGGCGGTGTACGAGCGCCGACTGGCCGCCACTCTGGCTGGGCTGCCACGCCCGCAGCACGTCGGAATCATGCTCGACGGCAATCGGCGCTGGGCTCGGAAGGCGGGCCACGCGGACGTGCGGGAGGGGTACCGGGCGGGCGGCGCCAAGACGACCGAGTTCCTGGGGTGGTGCACTGCCGACGGAATCGAGCACGTGACCCTCTTCATGCTTTCCGACGACAACCTCGGGCGCCCTGCCGAACAACTCGGCCCGCTGTTGGAGATCATCGAAGAGACCGTCCGGGACATCACGGCCGCAGGTCGTCCCTGGGAGGTCCAGGTGATCGGCTCGCTCGACATGCTTCCTGGTGAAAGTGCCCGAGTACTCAAGGAGGCCACCGCCGCGACTGTGGGGCGCGGCGGACTCAAGGTGGATGTCGCGGTCGGTTACGGCGGCCGACGGGAGATCGTCGATGCGGTGAAGAGCGCCTTCGAGGAACACATCGCTGCCGGTGGGGACCCTGCCGAGCTGGTCGAACGGTTCGAGATCGAGGACATCTCCAGGCATCTGTACTCGCCAACGGCCGACCACACCGACTTCATCATCCGAACCTCCGGGGAACAGCGGCTGTCCGGTTTCCTGCTCTGGCAGTCCGCGTACGCCGAGATGCACTGGGTGGACTGCTTCTGGCCGGCGTTCCGCCATGTGGACTTCCTGCGCGCACTTCGCTCGTACGCGAACCGTGAACGGCGATTCGGCAAGTGA